One part of the Gadus macrocephalus chromosome 8, ASM3116895v1 genome encodes these proteins:
- the lrrcc1 gene encoding leucine-rich repeat and coiled-coil domain-containing protein 1: MMAHRELSLIDKDVSSLLEVPLSPTVTSLNLHCNRISRIEALTSGGHLRHLDLSSNRISRIEGLASLTSLRTLNLSCNLIAKVEGLSGLVNLATLNLSYNKINSLTGLLYLHGEDYKLKQLSLHSNCLDSINHLLQCLLGVQNLREVTLSLDGKGNPVCSLSAYRKMVLQSLPQVCVLDGVDRLGNEAPLGEDIPGDTPGLEDYADFLFSSETSGSEQLSKGDGSLSTPRINQVLAEFRQRGVPGETRAPPPAAAPADRVNEQRIRKLEHQVSQLFHQAPASAGPGPSRLPVQRAKRDIDHTSESEGDSGKENRRRGGASTRRSTSSSRSTPASSTPTPGRTAPARGGFKGVRARRPDSDQEPPKRKGPTGALGSRRGANAPSVAAPVVTARGGSSKTTRAPREENPKPTAEEETYRTIVEERDQERERRWKAEQAARRLTEQLSSLQSQACEGKDLQDMALHTTDRLKELLLRERAGRLGLQGRVDELEGRSQALGQQLEKARADEEHHKRALGELEESVARADALRAGQQAEEMKRQQDLQNRAMALKREAELQKAAVRQLRAQLQQQQQLLTTREQEHRKELASRLTPGGEEFRQALAAEGAAAQQRHTQREAELEEKLAAGRSQYSALEDEFRMALTIESARFSEVKEACDHLSAELSQRRASLAQSQQRERRSSALVQELTAMVKEQKRRISELSRAKREAVQELKSEQDLRLGPQLELLKKDKSRLLSQLTAQESVIDGLRAERKIWGQELAQQGVSLAQDRGRLEARVEVLTTELETQRKHSEQDGDALRIKAKIIDDQTATICKLKEGLQEREELSRRQREEAAQAQKSFQRRLEEEAAALGELGDRVEQLTLRKEQLKQQLEEREQELDELRAVHSSSNKKWQEKAGLLTRLEGQVMRMKDNFDSKERLLLEARDKAAEAHKAAVDKLHSVDDAFRRQLESLQATHHAELLRLASDKQKQIERANQKVTQVEEEMRVLLEETESTKRVMEQKMTRLSSVLKDF; the protein is encoded by the exons ATGATGGCGCACAGAGAGCTGAGTCTGATTGACAAGGATGTGTCAAG TTTGTTGGAGGTTCCTCTGAGTCCCACAGTGACATCACTCAATCTGCACTGCAACCGCATCTCGAGGATCGAAGCGCTGACCTCAGGTGGCCACCTGCGGCACCTGGACCTCTCGTCCAATCGCATCTCTCGCATCGAAGGGCTCGCTTCCTTGACATCCCTCAGGACCTTAAATTTATCCTGCAACTTAATCGCCAAGGTCGAAG GCCTCAGCGGCCTTGTGAACCTCGCCACACTAAACTTATCCTACAACAAGATAAACAGCCTTACCG GCTTGCTTTACCTCCACGGAGAGGACTACAAGCTGAAGCAGCTCAGTCTCCATAGCAACTGCTTGGACAGCATCAACCACCTGCTGCAATGCCTGCTGGGAGTGCAGAATTTAAGGGAAGTCACCTTGAGCCTGGATGGTAAAGGCAACCCTGTCTGCAGCCTGTCAG CCTACAGGAAGATGGTCCTGCAGTCCCTACCACAGGTCTGTGTCCTGGATGGCGTGGACCGCCTGGGGAACGAAGCCCCCTTAGGGGAGGACATCCCCGGGGACACCCCCGGTCTGGAGGACTACGCCGACTTCCTGTTCTCCTCCGAGACCAGCGGCAGCGAACAG CTCTCTAAGGGGGACggctctctcagcaccccccgcATCAACCAGGTCCTGGCTGAGTTCCGCCAGAGGGGCGTCCCCGGGGAGacccgggccccgccccccgcagcTGCTCCGGCAGACCGAGTTAACGAGCAGCGCATCAGGAAGCTGGAGCACCAAGTGTCACAGCTGTTCCATCAG GCCCCGGCCAGCGCTGGGCCCGGCCCCTCCAGGCTGCCGGTACAGAGGGCCAAGAGGGACATCGACCACACGTCGGAGAGCGAGGGCGACAGCGGGAAGGAGAACCGGAGGCGGGGGGGAGCCTCCACGCGGCGGAGCACCAGCAGCTCCAGGAGCACGCCCGCCAGCAGCACGCCCACGCCCGGCCGGACCGCGCCCGCCAGGGGCGGCTTCAAGGGGGTCAGGGCCCGGAGGCCGGACAG CGATCAAGAACCGCCTAAACGCAAGGGCCCCACGGGTGCATTGGGGTCCCGGAGGGGGGCCAATGCCCCGAGCGTTGCAGCGCCAGTGGTGACAGCCAGGGGGGGGTCTTCCAAGACCACCAGGGCACCAAGGGAGGAGAACCCTAAGCCGACCGCAGAAGAAGAAACCTACAGG accaTCGTGGAGGAGCGGGACCAGGAGCGGGAGCGGCGCTGGAAGGCGGAGCAGGCCGCCCGGAGGCTGACGGAGCAGCTGAGCAGCCTGCAGAGCCAGGCCTGTGAGGGGAAGGACCTGCAGGACATGGCCCTGCACACCACggacag gctgaaggagctgctgctgcgggAGCGGGCGGGACGCCTGGGCCTGCAGGGGCGTGTCGACGAGCTggaggggcggagccaggcgcTGGGCCAGCAGCTGGAGAAGGCCCGCGCGGACGAGGAGCACCACAAGAGGGCGCTGGGCGAGCTGGAGGAGAGCGTGGCCCGCGCCGACGCACTCCGGGCAGGGCAGCAGGCCGAGGAG ATGAAGAGGCAGCAGGATCTGCAGAACCGGGCGATGGCTCTGAAAAGGGAGGCAGAGCTCCAGAAGGCGGCCGTTCGTCAGCTCAGAgcccagctgcagcagcagcagcagctgctcacTACCAGGGAGCAGGAGCACAG GAAGGAGCTGGCGTCGCGGCTGACGCCCGGCGGGGAGGAGTTTCGCCAGGCGCTGGCGGCGGAGGGGGCGGCAGCGCAACAGAGACACACCCAGCGGGAGGCGGAGCTTGAGGAGAAGCTGGCGGCGGGGCGAAGCCAATACTCCGCCCTGGAGGACGAGTTCCGCATGGCGCTGACCATCGAGTCCGCCCGCTTCTCCGAG GTGAAGGAAGCATGTGATCACCTGAGCGCGGAGCTCTCGCAGAGAAGGGCATCGCTCGCCCAgagccagcagagagagaggcgctCGTCCGCTCTGGTGCAGGAGCTCACGGCCATGGTGAAGGAGCAGAAGAGACGCATCTCCGAGCTCAGCCGAGCCAAGAGAGAGGCCGTTCAGGAGCTGAAG tcggAGCAGGACCTACGTCTGGGCCCGCAGCTGGAGCTGCTGAAGAAGGACAAGTCGCGGCTGCTCTCCCAGCTCACCGCCCAGGAGTCGGTCATCGACGGCCTCAGGGCCGAGAGGAAGATCTGGGGCCAGGAGCTGGCCCAGCAAG GGGTGTCGCTAGCCCAGGACCGCGGGCGCCTGGAGGCCCGGGTGGAGGTGCTGACCACGGAGCTGGAGACGCAGAGGAAGCACAGCGAGCAGGACGGAGACGCCCTGCGCATCAAAGCCAAGATCATAGACGACCAGACGGCCACCATCTGCAAGCTGAAAGAG GGGCTGCAGGAGCGCGAGGAGCTGAGCCGGCGGCAGCGCGAGGAGGCCGCCCAGGCCCAGAAGAGCTTCCAGCggcggctggaggaggaggcggcggccctGGGCGAGCTCGGGGACCGCGTGGAGCAGCTCACCCTGCGCaaggagcagctcaagcagcagctggaggagcgGGAGCAGGAGCTGGACGAGCTCAGAGCTGTTCACAG CTCCTCCAATAAGAAGTGgcaggagaaggcggggctgttgACCCGGCTGGAGGGCCAGGTGATGCGCATGAAGGACAACTTTGACTCCAAGGAGCGCCTGCTGCTGGAGGCGCGAGACAAGGCAGCAGAGGCTCATAA AGCTGCGGTCGACAAGCTGCACAGTGTGGACGACGCGTTTCGCCGACAGCTGGAGTCCCTACAGGCGACCCATCACGCGGAGCTGCTACGGCTAGCCAGCGACAAGCAGAAGCAGATAGAACGAGCCAATCAGAAG GTGACTCAGGTGGAAGAGGAGATGCGCGTGCTGCTGGAAGAGACGGAGAGCACCAAGAGAGTCATGGAGCAGAAGATGACACGCCTCTCCAGCGTGCTGAAAGACTTCTGA